The window TTAAAGTTTTTATCGAATGAACTGTACAGTAGTCAAATTCAATTCCTTGTCCTATTCTAATCGGTCCCGATCCAATAACTATTACTTTCTTGTTATCAGTTACATCAACTTCATCAAATTGATCATAAGTTGAGTAGAAGTATGATGAATCTGCTGCGAACTCTCCAGCACACGTATCAACCATTTTATACACTGGTTTTATTCCATAATCTCTTCTCTTTCTAGCTATATCCTGCTCAGTCACATTTAGTAGTTGAGCTATTCCTTTATCTGAGAATCCTTTTTTCTTTGCATTTTTCAAGAACTTTTCATCTAAATCTTTAAGTTCCATCTTTTTCATTAACTCTTCTTGTCTTACAAGCCACTCTAACTTTTCCATAAAGAATTTATCAATTCCAGTTAGTTTTTGTAATTTCTCTTTTACATATCCTCTTCTTAACATCTCTGCAACAACGAATATTCTTTCATCATCTGGTCTTACAACAACCTCTTTTAATTCCTCCATAGACATCTTTTCAACAACTGGATGCTCTAAGTTATATCTTCCAATCTCTAGAGATCTTAATCCCTTTAGGAAAGCTGCTTCAAAGTTATTTCCGATAGCCATAACCTCACCAGTTGCCATCATTTTTGTTCCCAATCTCTTATTAGCCTTCTTAAATTTATCAAATGGCCACTTTGGAATCTTCACAACAATATAGTCTAATGCTGGTTCGAAACATGCGAATGTTTTTCCAGTAACTTCATTTACAACTTCATCTAACGTATATCCTAAAGATAATCTTGTAGCAACTCTAGCTATTGGATAACCTGTAGCTTTTGAAGCTAGTGCTGATGATCTTGAAACTCTTGGGTTGATCTCTATAATTGCATATTCGAATGATTTTGGGTGTAGAGCAAACTGTACATTACATCCTCCTACAACTCCAATTTCGTTTATTATCTTTAATGCTGAAGTTCTTAGCATTTGATACTCTCTATCTGATAGAGTTTGTGATGGTGCCACAACTATAGAATCTCCAGTATGTATTCCAACTGGATCTATATTTTCCATATTACAAACTGTAATACAGTTTCCATCCTTATCTCTAATTACTTCGTACTCAACCTCTTTCCAACCTAAGATTGATTTTTCAATTAAAACTTGTCCAACTCTTGACAGTTTTAATCCTTTTAATAGAATATCTTCTAACTCTTGAGGATTATCTGCAATTCCCCCTCCCGTTCCTCCAAGAGTATAAGCTGGTCTTACAACAACTGGATATCCAATCTCTCTAGCTACTCTAAATCCTGTCTCTAGATCTTCAACTATTCTACTTTCAATAGTTGGTTCTCCAATTTTGTCCATAGCTTCTCTAAATAACTCTCTGTCTTCTCCTCTTTTTATAGATTCAACAGTTGTTCCGATAACTCTCACTCCATATTTTTCAAGGATTCCTTTATCGTTTAATTCAACAGCCATATTTAACGCTGTTTGTCCCCCCATTCCAGCTAATATTGAGTCCGGTCTCTCTTTAGCGATTACCTTCTCAACAAACTCTGCTGTAATTGGCTCTATATATATTCTGTCTGCAACAGCTTTATCAGTCATTATTGTCGCTGGGTTTGAGTTTATTAGTACAACTTCAATTCCCTCTTTTTTCAATGTTTCACACGCTTGTGTTCCCGAATAGTCAAACTCTGCTGCTTGTCCTATTATGATTGGTCCTGATCCTATTACTAGTGTCTTTTTTATCGATTTATCTAACATTTATATACGCCTCCTGAAAACTCTACTAAAAATCTTAAAATTTTATCCCTCTATTACTGCTAAGAAATCATCAAATAAATATTCTGAATCAGCTGGTCCTGGCCATGCCTCTGGATGATATTGAACACACAGTATTCTGTGTTCTTCACTTCTCATTCCTTCAATTGAGTTATCATTTAAGTTTATATGTGTAACTTTCATTGAATCAGGAACTTTATCTACAACATATCCGTGATTTTGAGAAGTTATAAATATTCTATTCTTCTCTAAGTCTTTTACTGGATGATTACATCCTCTATGTCCATATTTTAATTTTTTTGTAGTCCCACCTAAAGCCCAAGCTAACAGTTGATGTCCTAAACATATTCCAACAATTGGTAATTTCCCTACTAATTTTTTGATTTCATTAATAACACCAGTTAATTCTGCAGGATCCCCTGGTCCATTCGATAAGAACACTGCGTCTAAATCATGAGATAATAGCTCTTCAGCTGTCACATTCCAAGGGAAAACGATTTGGTGAACTCCTCTTGCCTCGAAAGATCTAAGTATATTCTTTTTAACTCCAAAATCAATTACCCCAATTCTTTTTCCTGGTCCCGGAATCTCATACTTCTCTTTAGTACTAACTTGCTCTACTGCATCTTTATTACTAAACTTAGCAAAATGCTCATCAATCTCTTTTTGAGTTAAATCCTTTGATGTTATTAGAGCCTTCATAGCTCCCTCTTCTCTTATGATTTTAGTAAGATGTCTTGTATCTACTCCTTTAAATCCAACAACTTTATATTGTCTTAGGAAACCATCTAAAGTCATCTCACATCTGAAGTTATTTGGAAGTTTTGCATCCTCTTTGATGATAAACCCCTTTAATTTGATTCCGTTTGATTCCATATCCTCTAAATTAATTCCGTAGTTTCCTACCATCGGATAAGTCATAACAACAATCTGTCCATAGTATGATGGATCTGTTAGTAATTCTTGGTAACCTGTCATTCCCGTGTTAAAAACAAGTTCTCCTACACTTTCACCTAGCTCTCCAAAAATTTTTCCATCGAAACTCATTCCGTTTTCAAGAATTAACTTCCCCTTCATTTTTTACCTCCTAAATTTTTTGCATAAAAAAAGGAATATGAAAATCATATTCCTTGTCTATATTAATATTAAAATTAAAAACTAAAAAATTAAAAAATATAAATAAATCATTAGAAAATGAAATAAATAAATCTAAAAATAACAAATAGTTTTTCTGTTTCTGTCTAACTCTTGTGTCATTTTTGTAAACCATATTTCACCCTCCTTTTTTTTGCTCTGAGAAAAAGTATATACTAAAATTAAAAACTTGTCAATTTTTATTTTTTTACTCTTGATATATTACCGTTTACGTTGTAATATTACTACTGAAAATTCTATTCAAAAAAGCAGGAGGTTTTTTATGGATTATAAAATCATTACAAATAACAATAAAGTTTTTAATTTCTTCAAAGAAACAGATAATGTAATTTACTTAGAGAACCACAATATCAACCAAGTATTGAATTACATAGAACAAAAATGTCTTGAAGGTCATAGGCTTCTAAGTGATCCTATCCTATATAATTTAGAAAATCAAGATAATCCTTTTAAATCAATACTAATAACAAATAAACAAATTGAAGATAACTCTCACTCTATTAAAATTATTCTTGGAGTTTTAGATATTGTTAAAAAAGTTAGTTTCACTCCTAAAGAAGAGCAGTCAGACATATCTTTAGAAGAATTTAGGTTTGTTGATTTGAACCTAATCAGAGATAGCATCTCTAAAATAAATTTACTTTAATTTCACTTATTTTTGGATAGGTCATTTACCTATCCTTTTTTTATTTTTTTATATAATTTTAATTTAGATTATTGTATAATAAAGTAAACTATATTTGGAGGAATTATAATGGAGTTGATTATTTTAACTGGACTTAGTGGCTCTGGAAAGTCAACAGGTTTAAAAACTTTAGAGGATCTAGGATTTTTCACAATGGACAATATCCCTTTCAGATTTGCCGGATTGATTTTAAAAGACCTACAAACTTCTAGTAAAGATAGTAGCGTTAAAAGAATAGCCCTGGGTCTTGATATCAGAACAATAATTGACGCAAACGATTTTGATACTTTTTTTAATGAGATTGATAATCTTGAAATTGACTATAAAATAATATTTCTAGAAGCTTCAACTCAATCTATATTGAACAGATACAATCTTACAAGAAGGAAACACCCCTTGACTAAGGATACTCTACTACAAAGTATTGAAGATGAAATATATCTTATGGAAGATATCAAAGATAAAGCCAATATGATTGTCGATACGAGCTTTTTAACCGCTAAGGAGTTATCTAGAAAAATAGAGATGGCTGTAGCTTCTTTCTCTAAAAATATTTTATTAAATATACATCTTCAGTCATTCGGATTTAAACATGGTGTCCCTATCGATGCAGATATGATTTTTGATGTAAGAACTTTGCCTAATCCGTATTATCTAGAAAATTTACGAGAAAAAACAGGATTTAACGATGATGTCTATGATTACGTTATGAGCTTTGAATCCGCACAAGCTTTATACTCTAAAATTTTAGATTTAATAACTTTCCTTATCCCCGGATATATCAAAGATGAGAAAAGGCATCTTACCATAGGCATTGGATGCAGCGGTGGAAAACATCGTTCTGTCTCTTTTGTTAGAAGGCTTCAAAAAGATTTAAACAGTTTAGATGATATCAATATTTACTCTATACATAGAGAGAAAGAGAGAGGAAATTGGTAAGCTTATGATTACTGTTTTTAATAAAGAGATTCCTAGCAATCCTGGAGTATACTTAATGAAAAACAACTCTAAAATTATATATGTCGGAAAAGCTAAAAATCTTTCAAAAAGAGTTAATTCTTACTTCAATAGAGAGCACTCTGATGAAAAAACTAAAGAGCTTGTTAAAAATATCGACGATATCGATTTTATTATTTGTAACTCTGAAATCGATGCTTTAATTTTAGAAAATAATTTGATAAAAAAATATTCTCCGAAATATAATATAAATTTAAAAGATGAAAAAACTTATCCCTATATTTTAATTACTGATGAACGATTCCCTAAGATTTCAATCATTAGAACTACTAAAAAATTAAATCAAAATCTAGGTGATTATTTTGGACCATTTCCCTTTGGAGCTTGGAATTTAAAATCTACTATTTCCAAACTTTATAAAATTAGAGATTGCAATAGAGATATGGAAAAAATATATCCTAGACCCTGTCTTAAATTTTATATGAACCTTTGTAGCGGACCTTGTAAATATAAAAATATTTTAAATGAATATAGCGAAAATATTTCTGATGCGAAGGAAATTTTAAAAGGAAACACAACATCAATAATTCAAAAATTAGAAAAAAATATGACCTCTGCTGCTGAAAATATGGAATTTGAAAAAGCTATTATGTTCAGAGAACAAAAAAAAGAGATTGAAAACAACATACAAAAACAAGTAACAGAGGCTGCTTCATCTATTGATGAGGACATCTTTACACTTATTCTAGAAGACAATAAAGTTTTTCTTTGTGTTTTAAACGTTAGAGAAGGAAAAATCTTAGGAAAAAACTTTCACTCTATAAATTTAGAAAATACTATTTTTGATGATATTATTGAAGATACTATTATGAGTTATTACTCTAAGTATCCTATTCCCAAAAATATAATTTTCGAAGATTCTATGGCTAACCTTGAAAAAGATATAACTTTTATCTTTGAAGCTATTTCTAAACATAAAGTATCTCTATTTTTCCCTAAAATAAAGTCTCGTAGAAGAGAACTCTTAGAAATGGGGATTTTAAATCTAAAAAAAGATATCGAGAATTTTTACAATAAAAAAACTATTGTTGAAAAAGGATTGAGTGATTTATATACGAAACTTAATCTCAAACGATTCCCATTTAAAATAGAATGTTTTGATATATCAAATATCCAAGGTAAAGATGCCGTTGCTTCTATGAGTGTCAGTGTCGAAGGAAAAAAAGCAAAAAAACTTTATCGAAAATTTAAAATTACAACTAAAGATACCCCCGATGATTTCGCTATGATGAGAGAGGTTATTGAAAGGCGTTACTCTAAATTACCTGTCGAAGAATTTCCAGATGCTATTTTAATAGATGGTGGTCTTGGCCAGATTAATGCTGTCGGACAAATTCTTGAAGATATCGGAAAAGGAGGAATTTCTGAACTTTTAAGTATTGCCAAAAAAGAAGAGGAAATTTATAAATATACAGAAAATACTCCATATATATTTTTGAAAAGTGATGAAGCTTTAAAAATTCTACAAAGAGTCAGGGATGAAGCTCATAGATTTGGAGTTACTTATCATCGATTACTACGAAATAAAAGGGTAATATCTAGTCAGTTAGATAACATCCCTGGTATTGGACCAAAAAGAAAAGAGATTCTTTTAAAAACTTTTGGTTCGGTAAAACAAATTCAAAATGCAACTTTAGAGGAATTAGAAAAAGTTATTCCTAAACAGCTAGCCTTAAAAATAAAGGAGATGATTTAACATTATGAAAAAAATTCTTTTGCTTTTTTCTTTAATTACACTTGTTGGTTGTTCACAATTTTCTGCTAGAAAAGATCAAAGCCAACACATCACATTCAACAACTCTATTTCTAGAGGGAAATACAATTTTAATTTAATCTCTTTAGAATATCCAAATAATTATAACGGTAAAATTGATTTCTTAAAAAACCTAAATAATAGTTTAACTAATCTTAACAGCGTTCAAAAAAATAACCTTAATCTACTTATTACAAAAGAGATGGATACAGACTTTAGTTCTCTTATAGAGACTGGTTGGTTTGACAAAGAGATTATTGGAATGAAAATTGTAGAAGATTTGAGTACAGAGGAAAAAGCTTTTTTAAATGATTTTAGTATTGAAGTTCCTGAAAATGCTGGTATAACACAAAAATTATTAAATAGACAATATTTTTTATTACTAAAACTAACAGATAATGAATCACTTTACAACTCGTCTTACCTTTATACAGAACTTGATAAAAGTTTATTAATGGAAGATATTTTATTGAGCAGAAAATCAATTGTTGATAACATCAACTCAATTAAGAAAAACTTTGTTTATTCTGATTGGACAGAAAATGATAAAAAAGCTGTCTATATAAAAAATGCAAATCAAGATATTAACTCTTTAGAAGACAAAAGTATTATCTTTAAAAATTCTGATGTTAATTCTGGATTTAAAGTTTTTCCTAACTCATTGGTTTTATTCTTAGGAAATAGCCATAAATATTTATCAACTGATGACTATGAACTTACCTCTAATTTGGTACTAGTGAAATCTTTCGATGAGTTAAAAAATCTTACTAATGACTCAAACTCAGTTTCTAACCTTTTATCTTGGAAGAGAAAAGATTGGACGAAAAATGATACTACAGAATCTCTTGAAAATAGATTCTCTACATGGGAGGCTAAGTAATTGATTATCTACTTCTCTTTTATTATTCTATTTTTTATTTTCTTTTTAATCTTGAAGAAAATTGAAAAGAAAAACTTTGAAGAAACAAGTAAAATTTTAAAAAGTTTTATAAGTAAAGAGTTCCTTACTGATATATCTGAAGATTTAAAAAATGACTACGAAAGAGCTACTACAGCTATTACAAAACAAGACTTAGAGCTTGATAATTCTATCGAAGAGTTACGGGAATATAAGAAGGAACTTGAAGTTACTTATGAATCTTTACTTACAAAATCAAAACAACTTGAATACAGTAATCAAGTTCTAGAGCAAAGAGTTGCTAGTTTATCAAATATCAATTCATTATCAAGAACAGTTTTGTCTATAATGGAGTTAGATAAAATAATCTCTACTATTCTTGACGCTTATTTTGTTCTAACAGGAGCTAAAAGAATCTCCCTTTACTTATGGGAAGGAGGACGTCTTTTAAACAAAAGAATTAAAGGTGATATTCACTTCAAAGGAGAACTGAGTTATCCTGAAGAGGTTTTATCTCAATTTACTCGTAAAGACTATAAAAAAGTTTATAACGAGATTTTAAAAGGTTTCTCTATTACACCAGATGAAAAAATAATTGCATCACCTCTTACTGTAAAAGGAAAAGAGCTTGGAGTTATCTTTATAATAGAGGACAAATCTAAACTTATAAAAAGCGACGAAGAGACAATCTCTGCACTAACTATACAAGTTGCGATTGCAATAAATAATGCTCAAATATACTCTGATTTAGTTGTTAAGGAAAGAATGTCACAAGAACTTGAAGTTGCTTCTAGAATTCAAAAAAGAATAATCCCTAAAAAGATTAAAAATGTTTTAGGATTAGATGTAGCTACTTTCTTTGAACCTGCTAAAGAGATTGGAGGAGATTACTATGATTACTCTCTTCTAAATGAAAAAACTTTTAGTATTACTATTGCTGATGTAAGTGGAAAAGGAGTTCCTGCTGCTTTCCTTATGGCACTAGGTCGTTCAGTATTAAAAACACTTGAACTTCAAGGTGAGGAACCTTGCTGTAATGTTAAAAAACTCAATAAACTTATCTATCCTGATATAACTGAAGATATGTTTATAACTATGATGCATAGCAAATACGATTACGATAGCAAAATCTTAACTTATTCAAACGCTGGACACAATCCGCTTGTTGTTTACAACAGTACTACTGGTCTTATTGAAACTCATTCTGTTAAAGGTGTTGCTATAGGATTTTTAGATGATTACAACTATAAACAAGGAGAAATAAAATTAAATATTGGCGATATTGTTATCTATTATACAGATGGAATTAGTGAAGCAGAAAACACTAATAAAGAGCTATTTGGAATAGATAGATTAAAAGATGTCTTACTTCAAAGTTCATCTCTTTCAGCTAAAGAAATAAAACAGAAGTTACTATCTGAAGTTAACAACTTCCAGAATGGTTGTGAACAAAATGATGATATCACATTCGTTGTAATTAAAAGAGAGGAATAAAAAAAGTTGACTACTTTTATATAACATAATATAATTTTAAAAGGTTATTTTTTACAACGTAATATTGAAATAAATTTAGGGAGGATTCTAAGTGAATAATTATATCTTAGAAATGCAACACATCAGAAAAACTTTCTTAGATGGAAAAGTTATCGCAAATGACGATATCACTTTAAAAATCTTAAAAGGTGAAAAACACGCTATTGTTGGTGAAAATGGAGCAGGTAAGTCAACACTTATGAAAATGTTAAATGGTCTTTATACTCCAACTTCTGGTAAAATATTTTACCACGGGAAGGAAGTACAAATAGATTCACCTAGTAAAGCTGCTGAGTTAGGAATTGGAATGGTTTATCAACATTTTATGCTTGTTCCAACTTTAACTGTTGCTGAAAATATGATTTTAGGTGTTGAGCCTAAAAAAGGTCTATCTTTAGATATTAACAAAGCTAGACAAGATGTTATCGAGGTTTCAAAAAAATATGGATTAGCTATAGATCCAGATGCTTTAGTATCTGATCTTTCTATCGGAATGCAACAAAGAGTAGAAATTTTAAAGATTCTTTTCAAAGGTGCAAACCTTTTAGTTTTCGATGAACCTACAGCTGTTTTAACTCCACAAGAGATTAAAGAGCTTTACAAAATCATGGACAACTTAATTGCCGAAGGAAAAACTATTATCTTTATCTCTCATAAACTACAAGAGGTTCTTGATATCTCTAATAACATAACAGTTATTAGAAGAGGAGCAGATATTGCTAATTTTGCTACTGTGGATGCCACAAAGGAAAAAATTGCTAACGCAATGGTTGGAAGAGCTGTACTATTCACAACAGAGAGACCTGAAGTTGAGATTGGGGAAACTGTTTTATCTGTAAAGAATGTTAGCGTTAAAGATCATCTTGGAGTTATGAAAGTTGAAAATGCTTCATTCCAAATCAGAAAAGGTGAAGTACTTGGTATTGCCGGTGTTGAAGGAAGTGGGCAAACTGAACTTGTTGAAGCTTTAACTGGATTGAGAGAAACTTGTTCAGGTGAAATGATTCTTGACAATGTTATTTTAAAAAGAAAAACTCCTAGAAAAATATCTTTACTTGGATTGGCTCATATTCCTGAAGATAGACATAAAAGAGCTGCTATTTCACAATTTAGTGTTATGGAAAACTTCGCTCTTGGTCTTGAAAGAGATGAGTATTCAAAATTTGGTCTTCTTAATTTCTTCAAATTAAGAAAAGATGCTGAAATGTTTATGGAAAAGTATGATGTTAGACCTAGAAGTGTCGATACTGCTTTTGGTAGACTATCTGGAGGAAATCAACAAAAGATTATCGTTGCTAGAGAGTTAGAAAAGAAAAACAACAATCTTATTATAGCTGGTCAACCTACTAGAGGAGTTGATATCGGAGCTATTGAATCAATACATAAACTTATCCTTAATGAAAAAGAAAAAGGAAAAGCTGTTATGGTTGTTTCATCAGAACTATCTGAGATTTTAAATCTTTCAGATAAAATTGCAGTTATGTGTGCGGGTAAAATAACTGGAATTCTTTCTAGAGAAGAAGCAAATGAAGAAAAAATTGGAATACTTATGGCGGGTGGTAAACTTGATTAAAAACAAAAATATATTAAATGCCCTTGTTCCTATTGTAGCTGTAATATTAGCACTACTAATTGGAGCAGGTATAATTTTATACATGGGTGAAAGTCCTACAAAAGCATACTACTATTTATTTACTGGAGCTTTTGATGGTCTTACTCCTATAGCTAGAACACTTTTAGAAGCAACTCCTCTTATATTTACAGGATTATCTGTTTTAGTTGCATTTAAGGGTGGTATGTTTAACATTGGTGCTCAAGGACAAATGACTATGGCTGGACTTGCTGCTGCTGCAGTTGGAGGATTTGTTGCTAATGTATTTATCAGTAATGTGTTTGTTATATTAATTATTGGAGGATTAGCTGGTTTCCTATGGGCTGCAGTTGCTGGTTGGTTAAAAGCTAAACTTGGAGTTCATGAGGTTATATCTACTATAATGCTTAACTATATCGCAGTTAGTTTTGAACAATATTGTTTAAATTATCCGCTTAAAGCTCCTGGATTCAATCCACAAACTCCTGCGGTTATTGAATCTGCTAGATTAGGAAAATTATTAGATGTTAGAGTTCCTTTAAACTATGGATTTATTATTGCTTTAGTTGCTGTTTTTGTAGTTTGGTTTGTACTTGAAAAAACAGTTTTAGGTTATCATATTAAAGCTGTTGGTTTCAATCCTACTGCTGCTGAAAATAATGGTATCAACGTAAAAAAAATTATTCTTTTAACTTTAGGAATTTCTGGTTTCTTAGCTGGACTTGGTGGAGTTGAAAGAGTTTTAGGTGGAGTTGGACAATACGCTTATAAAACTGGTCTAACTGCTACTTACGGATTTGATGGAATTGCTGTTGCTCTTCTTGGAAAAAATACTCCTATCGGAGCTTTACTGGCTGCAATTTTATTTGCTGCTCTTAGAGTGGGTGGAAGAGCTATGCAATTTAATACAACTATTCCTAGTCAAATGGTTATTATGATTCAAGCTATTATTATCTTATTAATTGCTGCTGAAAATATGATTAGATCTTGGTTAGAGAAAAAAGGTTCAAAAGGAGGAGCTGAGTAATGGTAAGTATCATTTTAAGTTTAATTTTAGCCACAATCAGACAGGCTGCTCCAATTCTTATTACAGCAATTGGTGGAATGTTCTCAGAAGTTTGTGGAGTTGTTAATATAGGTCTTGAAGGAATGATGCTTATTGGAGCATTCTCTTCAGCTGTTGTTTCTTACTACACTGGAAGCTGGGTTCTTGGAATTTTAGCTGGTGCTATATCTGGTGGACTGATTGCTCTAATTCATGCTATAATCAGTATCAAGTATAGAGGAAATCAAACTGTTTCTGGAGTTGCGATAAATCTTTTCGCATCTGGATTTACAATCTTCATGTTAAGAGTTCTATTTGAACAAGCATCAAATAGTCCTTCTGCAACTAGAATACCATTACTATTTAACTTCTCTATATTAATTTATATCATATATGGTTTAGCTATTTGGTCTGGTTATTTCCTTTACAAGACGGTTACTGGTCTTAGAATGAGAGCTGTAGGAGAATATCCTTTAGCTGCTGATACTGTTGGTATAAGCGTTGCTAAAATTAGATATTTTGGTGTTGTTATGTCTGGAGTCTTTGCTGGACTTGGTGGAACATACTTAGCAATTGGAGCTCTTAGCCAATTCTCTAAAGAGATGTCTGCCGGAAGAGGATTCATTGCGTTAGCCGCACTTGTTTTTGGTAAGTGGAAACCAAAAGGAGTTTTATTTGCAAGTTTATTATTTGGATTTGCTGATGCTGCACAAACAGTAATTCAACAATATGTTACATTTATTCCACCTCAATTTATCCAAATGATACCTTACTTATTAACACTTCTAGCTCTAGCTGGAGTTGTTGGTAAAGCAGTTGCACCTAGTGCTGCTGGAAAACCTTATGATAAAAATACAATCTAATTAATTACGGATGGTGACAATGAGTAAAGAAAAATTTTCGAGCGTAGGTGGACAAGCAGTTATTGAAGGAGTTATGATGAGAAATGCAGACCTTCTTGCTACAGCTGTTAGAAAACCCAATGGTGAAATCGTTTACAAAAAAACAAAAATATCAAAAAGTAGAAACAAACTTTCTACAATTCCTTTTCTTAGAGGTGCAATAACCCTATTTGATTCTCTAGTTTTAGGAGTTAAAGAGCTTACTTTCTCAGCTAATCAAGCTGAGGTTGAAGAAGAGCAACTGTCTCAAAAAGAGGCTGTAATGACTACCATTGTTTCTTTAGCTTTGGGAATTGGTCTTTTTATTGTTCTTCCCTCTATTATAAGTAGTTTTTTATTTAAAGATAATAAAATTTATAGTAACCTTCTAGAGGCTGGATTAAGGCTTGCATTCTTTGTTCTTTATATATTCTTGATTTCATTCTCAAAGGATATTCAAAGAGTCTTTCAGTATCATGGTGCAGAACATAAATCAATCTATGCTTATGAACAACATTTAGAACTAACAGCTGAAAATGCTAAAAAGTTTACAACTTTGCATCCTAGATGTGGAACTAGTTTCCTTTTAATAGTTATGTTTATAGCTATTATAGTTTTTACTGGTTTAGATTT of the Cetobacterium sp. ZOR0034 genome contains:
- the carB gene encoding carbamoyl-phosphate synthase large subunit translates to MLDKSIKKTLVIGSGPIIIGQAAEFDYSGTQACETLKKEGIEVVLINSNPATIMTDKAVADRIYIEPITAEFVEKVIAKERPDSILAGMGGQTALNMAVELNDKGILEKYGVRVIGTTVESIKRGEDRELFREAMDKIGEPTIESRIVEDLETGFRVAREIGYPVVVRPAYTLGGTGGGIADNPQELEDILLKGLKLSRVGQVLIEKSILGWKEVEYEVIRDKDGNCITVCNMENIDPVGIHTGDSIVVAPSQTLSDREYQMLRTSALKIINEIGVVGGCNVQFALHPKSFEYAIIEINPRVSRSSALASKATGYPIARVATRLSLGYTLDEVVNEVTGKTFACFEPALDYIVVKIPKWPFDKFKKANKRLGTKMMATGEVMAIGNNFEAAFLKGLRSLEIGRYNLEHPVVEKMSMEELKEVVVRPDDERIFVVAEMLRRGYVKEKLQKLTGIDKFFMEKLEWLVRQEELMKKMELKDLDEKFLKNAKKKGFSDKGIAQLLNVTEQDIARKRRDYGIKPVYKMVDTCAGEFAADSSYFYSTYDQFDEVDVTDNKKVIVIGSGPIRIGQGIEFDYCTVHSIKTLRNMGIESIIINNNPETVSTDFSTADRLYFEPLVTEDVMNIIDKEKPAGVIIQFGGQTAIKLANDLRDRGVTILGTSAEMVDAAEDREKFEDIMEKLDIKRPKGRAVWEVEAGKKIAAEVQYPVLVRPSYVLGGQGMEICHDEYNLVNYLKASFERDPENPVLIDKYLNGIEVEVDAICDGDDILIPGVMEHLERAGIHSGDSITIYPPQNLYEGTEQKIEEITRKIAKELKIKGMMNIQFIAYENELYVIEVNPRSSRTVPYIAKISGVPVIDIATKVIMGEKLKNLSFGTGIYKKPSVVAVKVPVFSTEKLSGVEVSLGPEMKSTGEVLGVGHTADEAIFKGLLGGGRVQNVRNRKVLLTIRDKDKDEFLPVAKSLKDLGCQLFATEGTQKYLAENGIEATAVRKINEESPNILDLLKNREVDLLINTPTKANDAQRDGFKIRRTAIEYGVEVLTSIDTLNAIIKVQELNVDKMDLDIFDIAQI
- a CDS encoding carbamoyl phosphate synthase small subunit, whose protein sequence is MKGKLILENGMSFDGKIFGELGESVGELVFNTGMTGYQELLTDPSYYGQIVVMTYPMVGNYGINLEDMESNGIKLKGFIIKEDAKLPNNFRCEMTLDGFLRQYKVVGFKGVDTRHLTKIIREEGAMKALITSKDLTQKEIDEHFAKFSNKDAVEQVSTKEKYEIPGPGKRIGVIDFGVKKNILRSFEARGVHQIVFPWNVTAEELLSHDLDAVFLSNGPGDPAELTGVINEIKKLVGKLPIVGICLGHQLLAWALGGTTKKLKYGHRGCNHPVKDLEKNRIFITSQNHGYVVDKVPDSMKVTHINLNDNSIEGMRSEEHRILCVQYHPEAWPGPADSEYLFDDFLAVIEG
- a CDS encoding GrdX family protein, producing the protein MDYKIITNNNKVFNFFKETDNVIYLENHNINQVLNYIEQKCLEGHRLLSDPILYNLENQDNPFKSILITNKQIEDNSHSIKIILGVLDIVKKVSFTPKEEQSDISLEEFRFVDLNLIRDSISKINLL
- the rapZ gene encoding RNase adapter RapZ; amino-acid sequence: MELIILTGLSGSGKSTGLKTLEDLGFFTMDNIPFRFAGLILKDLQTSSKDSSVKRIALGLDIRTIIDANDFDTFFNEIDNLEIDYKIIFLEASTQSILNRYNLTRRKHPLTKDTLLQSIEDEIYLMEDIKDKANMIVDTSFLTAKELSRKIEMAVASFSKNILLNIHLQSFGFKHGVPIDADMIFDVRTLPNPYYLENLREKTGFNDDVYDYVMSFESAQALYSKILDLITFLIPGYIKDEKRHLTIGIGCSGGKHRSVSFVRRLQKDLNSLDDINIYSIHREKERGNW
- the uvrC gene encoding excinuclease ABC subunit UvrC — encoded protein: MITVFNKEIPSNPGVYLMKNNSKIIYVGKAKNLSKRVNSYFNREHSDEKTKELVKNIDDIDFIICNSEIDALILENNLIKKYSPKYNINLKDEKTYPYILITDERFPKISIIRTTKKLNQNLGDYFGPFPFGAWNLKSTISKLYKIRDCNRDMEKIYPRPCLKFYMNLCSGPCKYKNILNEYSENISDAKEILKGNTTSIIQKLEKNMTSAAENMEFEKAIMFREQKKEIENNIQKQVTEAASSIDEDIFTLILEDNKVFLCVLNVREGKILGKNFHSINLENTIFDDIIEDTIMSYYSKYPIPKNIIFEDSMANLEKDITFIFEAISKHKVSLFFPKIKSRRRELLEMGILNLKKDIENFYNKKTIVEKGLSDLYTKLNLKRFPFKIECFDISNIQGKDAVASMSVSVEGKKAKKLYRKFKITTKDTPDDFAMMREVIERRYSKLPVEEFPDAILIDGGLGQINAVGQILEDIGKGGISELLSIAKKEEEIYKYTENTPYIFLKSDEALKILQRVRDEAHRFGVTYHRLLRNKRVISSQLDNIPGIGPKRKEILLKTFGSVKQIQNATLEELEKVIPKQLALKIKEMI